The proteins below are encoded in one region of Populus alba chromosome 2, ASM523922v2, whole genome shotgun sequence:
- the LOC118063459 gene encoding uncharacterized protein yields the protein MSVSELACTYAAAILYDDNIPITSEKIAELVKAANVQIESFWPSLFAKLLEKRNIEDLILNVGAGGGAAVAVAAPAGGAPADAAPVVEEKKKEEVKEESEDEDMGFSLFD from the exons ATGTCTGTTAGCGAGCTTGCTTGCACGTACGCTGCTGCTATTCTCTACGATGATAACATCCCCATCACT TCAGAGAAGATTGCGGAATTGGTTAAAGCAGCCAATGTGCAAATCGAATCTTTCTGGCCAAGCTTGTTTGCTAAGCTTCTTGAGAAGCGCAACATTGAGGATCTCATCTTGAATGTTGGCGCTGGTGGCGgtgctgctgttgctgttgctgccCCAGCTGGTGGTGCTCCTGCTGATGCTGCTCCTGTTGttgaggagaagaagaag GAAGAGGTTAAGGAGGAAAGTGAGGATGAAGATATGGGATTCAGCTTGTTTGATTAG